Part of the Colius striatus isolate bColStr4 chromosome 4, bColStr4.1.hap1, whole genome shotgun sequence genome, ACCCCATCTCTCTAAGCCCATGATGCAATAGAGAGCAGAAATATGTGGTAATGTGTCACACTGTTCCAGCTTTAGAAGACTTTGTTTGGTTTAAAATCACCTTGGACATAGGTGATTCAGCCTGAAAACAGAAGCACACTAATGAAAGCATGTTTTGGACTGCCAGCCAGCAAATCCAAACAACATTTATCCAGAAGAATGGGAAAGATAGACTAGTTGTGACACACAGGGGAAATAACTTGGAAAGATTGTTCCTCAACCAGCCCTCTAGATTTTATGAGAGGAGAGTCAGCACTTTTGGCACACCCTTACTCCGTCATGCACTtagtgaaaaaacaaaccagcagcCTATGCAAGCAGGGATGGACGTATTGACAAAAGGACTTTCCTACTTTACAGAACAAGCCCTGACGTTTCCTGAAACTTCCAAAGTAAAGCTAAAAATAGCCTGgtagttttaaaagcaaagcaaaccctGAGTGAGTGCCACAGCTGGTGGCAGGCCAGTGGCAGCAGGGTTGCTTGCCTTCTCTCTGAATACACAGCACTCAATGACTATCTGTCAGCTCAGGGGCATCCACAAAAGATGTCTGCAAGACCAGGAGCTTGCTCAGGCATGACCAAGAGGTCTTTTGGGAATTTTGTTTCTCAGTACTAGCCTGACTATAATACAAGTCTCATCTGAAAGAGCTTAACTTGCATTTATTGTATGATGTCTCTGTAGACACAAGTCTGGACTGCTGTTTCCATGGTATGCCCTTGAGTTTTTCTCTTGGGTGGCTGAAGGTACCTGCAGCCACCCAAGTGAGCTcttctgcctcctcccagcccagaCTGGAGCAAAATACCCCCTGTCAGCAAGGGAATACTCCTCCCtcccttttacttttttcttctaaatatcCAAATTCACTTGCTTTTGGCTCCTTAGGTAGCTTGCTATGATTGACTGAAGCCTATAGACTCCAGAACAGCTGTGTGACATGCTGTTTTCTCCCCTGGAAAATATCACTGGATATTGTCCTAAACCTAACACttcaaatacaaagaaatacaagaaatacgTAAATAATACAGCACGAATCAGTTCACAGTGACTTGTAAATACTTTCTGTGCAGATCACACCAGTTTAATTTACATTAGGGTGTCTGCAAATACAAGGCTACTGTTTTCTAAATAGGGTGATCCTTTAACATGTTCAACAGTGCTGGAGGTGGAACTCCAAGTGGAGCCCTTCTGGGGAAAGCCATAGGAGCTAGGAAGCCACGCTGCACTTATTAAAACCCATATTTCCTAAGCATGCCTTCACTGCTTGTTATTAGCTAGGAAAGGGCATCAGCTGCAAATGCAAAGTGCTGTGGTTTGTTATGGGCAAATAACAACCTGACAAACAGGGAATTATATACAACATCCTTTACTTTGAAAGGAATTTAAGAGTAGTAAATAAATTTCCtctagaaaatgagaaaaactgGTTTAAAATTGCTAGTTGAAGATATTTAAGCTTTTCCCTCCTCTTGTCAAATACTCTCCCAGCACTGGTATGCAAACCAACACTCTTCTACCTTTCATCGTAAAGTGAAACTGTAATAGCAGAGGTGGCTTGAAATAGCTAAAAGGCCAGAGACTCTTTTGGTATCTCAGTGGCTGCCTTTAGTAGCCTGGCACTAGCAAGCCCCAGGCACTGAGAGAACACAGCTGATGTGTCTGCATCAGTATTGCCAAAATCTAATTTTAGAGTCAGACCATCCTGCATAGATTTGCTGTTTTGCTCCCAGCATCTATTTTGCTAGAAAGCATAAGTATCCTGCTAGTTGCACTACAGAGCCAGGTCTCACAAGATATATTAAAGGCTTCAGACCCCACCGCAATTAATATTCAAGTAATTTTTATGCACTTAGCATTTTGGCTTGTTAAAGCAGATGTAGTTAGGCTTGATCAAGTAACATCATTTGGCACAAAGGTTAGTCCCAAAACTGGTATTGTTTTGGCAGACAAGGCTCTAGAGGAAGCAGTGTTGCTAGCAGCCTGATCAAACAAAAAGCACTGTACCCAGAACAGTCATACTTACTGTGCCAGTGTGCCTTAAGCAGCTTTTCTTGGCCCTACAATATTAAATGGCCAACCATTAAACTAATAGAGACTTCAAAACAGCTGTTGAAACTTACTGTATTGTCAGAGTAACTGATGTTCCCAGGTTCTGTACTCTACCTCAGCTTTAGACTTAAGTCTCCTCCCAGTTCTGCCACCCAAAATAACCTATGCAAGAGCCTAGATCCTCTGATGAAGCAACAGCATAGAACTCAGCATAAAGAAGCTTAATTACATGCCCGCTGATGACCATCACATCTTCAGCTTCTGCACACATTAAAGCAACTTAACTGTACTATGTAAGATAGGATTCTTCTCCAGAAGAATTTATACCAGCATCCCAAGTTCAAGTCATTGAGAAGTGACTATCTGACTTTGCACATTATTATTTGCTGTAAATTGGTGTTTTGGATAAACTGCTTGGCTATCTTTCACTAGGGCATGCCTTGCAGACTGCAATTCTCTTGCAGATTCCTTCAGACTCTCATTTTAAAGATGCTGTGTGCTCATAGCTTCCCCCAATTTAAGTTAAGCTAGACTCTTGATGCCCTCTCCAATAATTATACAAATCCCCCACCCTAAGATTCATGGTATCAGCACTACAATATTATACAGCAGCATAACATCTCAAAGTGTCCTATTTCTCTGAACTAAGAACTTTACAGCAAGAAGTTGATCAGAAAAGCCAGTGGGCATCTATCTATAGCAACTGTCACTACACTCATTTTTTCCTGTATAAGGAAGCTGAGTATATTATGACATGTTTATAGTTGTTCCTTAGGGTAAGCAccagatgggaaaaaaagtcactcttCATTATTAACTAGGATTCACAAAACACCCAGTTATTTCTAAATCAGTGAACAGATGGACAGGTGTTGAATCATTATGGCAAAGAAATATTCTATTTATATACATCTGTGTATACTATACTTGTACAGCTGCATATAAAGGACATTCAACACCAAAGGGGCAGTGCACATAAAACATGCCTCTGCAATCATGTCACATGGCCAGATCTTTAGGACCTAAAAACCAACAAGCACAACTTCACCACTTGCTAAAACTAGAAGTTTGCAGCACAAGTTTGTGCCTTGAGGGGAGTAAGTTTTGtcaaatatttcagtttgcttttgtcCCACAAGCCACCTGTGGAAAAATTTAATCCTGTCCTAATCTATCACTAggttcagaaacaaaaccaaaccaaaacaagaatTCTCCTTTCAGGAAaggtaaataatattttttgtctCATGAGGTGACTGAAAGGGTTTTGACTAACAGTTATGAAAAACACGCACAGCGATGAAAAGGGCAAAGTGCTTTCAAGTCTACCTTACTAGCTATATAGTTAGTTGCCACCAGTTTCAGCAGGGCCAGAGCATACTCTGCTAAGGAATAATTAGGCTCCATAAATATTCATTGTAGCATTCAAAATAGCATACCCCAGTGTTTCCTGACATAGTCATCTTGTGTAACATTTTTCTaagcaggcaggcagccctGACCACTCTACCCACTTTGTGTGGTATTCATGCTTTATTCACTTGCTCTGAAATAAGCTGGAAAATTCAGTATTAAGTGTCTAAGCTGATCAAGTAGAAACCAGATATTTTCAGCAAGAGAGCTCTCTGACAAGAGAAGCCAGACGTACCTGGGACTCCCTGGGCTGTGAAATTCCTCATCTCCACATGCAGTCTCATTAAGGCTGTGACAAGCATTATGGACAGCATACACAGACATGCTGGGATGCTCTATGAGGAGGTTCTCCATTGGACTGGTTTCCACTTTGATAGTGGTTAAGCCACCTGCAGTGAAACATGGGGGAGGGGTAATAAACCAGCTCTCCTCCATGGGGCACGACTCAAACTGGATGAAGCACGACTCGTTGGCCTCTGGCAAGTGTTCCAAGGGAGAGGGTAAGCAAGTGAAGACGGGCGAGCCATCGGTGGCTGATGCTTCATCGATGTCTGCCTCCTCCACAGAGCAGTCAGTGCAAGTGTCTGCTGCAGGCAGCCACAAGCAGCGGGGAGGAATCCATGGACATTGGTGATTGCAGGAGGTCGGAAACAGCAAGGGTGCACATAGTCAGAAACGGGATatataaaaacagaaagaaacccCTATTAGCATGTAGACAaacttttatgtttttaaaaagcaaggggaggggaaaaaggagtTGCCTGATAAGTCACCATAGCCACGTAAAACAACTGTTATCAGTAAAGCAATACAATTGCACAATAAGTCAAATATACTTAATCTGTACAATTGGTTCTGCTGAAGCCTGTGTCAGGCTTCTAAACCTGACATCATTTTTCCCACAGGTTTAGAAACACGTTTTCGTACATTCGTTCAGAAGACATCCTGCACTACTCCACTTTGATTTTGCTTACATAAAGTTTCTCTCAAGCTACTGGTTTCTTCACAAGGAAGTAAAACAAGTTCAGAGCCAGAGCAAAACAAAGGCAAAGCTTATGTTTGACAGACGTCTTACCTATAAAGTCAACCAGAATCCACTCGTCGTCTTCCTTCTCACTGAACTCTGGCTCTTGGCTGGACAAGCTATCAATCTCTCCCATGAACATGTTATTTAGCCTCTGGAACATTACTAAGGCAGGAACAAAACTTTGGCAGGTAGGTCTTGATATCCAAGGTTCAAGGCACAGCTCACACTGTACTACTAGCAGAGTGGCATAGACTTGAGATTAAAGTGCATAGATGGTTTATCAGCTTAGGTACAGGACATGCAAAGGCATGACTGGTAAACAGTTTATGTGAAACCTGCAAAAAACAATGACAAGGGTCTTAATGACAATGCAAAAAGTAACATCCCTAGGGAACAAATTAAAGACACTCTCACTAGTGAAGTCTGGGGTATCAGTGAACACCTTTCTCAAAGAGGAAAGGCAGCTTCACTGGCATTCATCATGCTCTCTTAGACAAATACACATTGAAACAGTCTAAGTCTCTCCACAGAAGCGAGTGCCTCCCTCTCAGTTCTCTTCCCCTGAGCAGAGGTCTGTTCAGCTGTCAGTTCCCACCTTCTCGTACGGGAGGAAAGGACTCTCATACAGGAGCCTTGTGGCTGGGCTCACCAAGGTGCTCCCTTGGGTCCCTGCCTCTCTTCCTCCTGGTCAGAGAGAGATGTGAAGGGCAAGCATCTGTTTTCTGCTCCAGACAATGCATCTCCTCTGTTGACCCAGCCTCACACCTCTCCAAGAGGCTCCTGTCAGGGCTCCCACAGTACCCAAGGCCGCATTTCTTCTCTCCCCCATTACACACAGTCAAGGGCTATAAGTTAACACAGCAGGAAGGCACATCCCATCTCCAGGTTCAAAGTGCATTACACAGTTACCAGTGGCATTATTTGCATAGCAAGTGCTCAACTAGGCATTATGGCAAGTCTGAGTAACACGGAAAAGTAACCTGTATACTTAATAAAAAATCGTTTATTTCTCAACACACTTCCTTACATCTACCTGCAATTAGTCACCATAAGCCTGAACTCTACATTTGCCAGTTATGATGAAAAATACCGTTAGTACCAAGAAGCTGAATGTTCAACCACCTCAGACTGGCACATTTGCAGCCTTTGAATATTTTATGTATGAGCCAATAATTGAAGCCACTAAAGGTGCTGAAAAAGTAAATGACTATGTGTGAAAAATGCTCACTGATTTAACTAAAAGTTAATTTCACCATAGTAACATTTGAATTATCACAACATGTTAGAATTATTGCATATTAAATACCTGTTTCATAATTAAATAGGGAAGAAAATACACATATAAAGAGGGCATGATGTCTACATTCTGAAGGAGAAGGGGAGTAAGACACACTAGACTAGACAAATCCAGGCAGTAACAGAAGATACAATCCATAACAAATATTATTTAAGGCCAGAATACCTTGCTTCACCCTATAACTCTCAGGCCATACTAAAGGGTCATTTTGGGCTCGTAAAACATCCTACCCCAGGACGCCAAACCCTACCACCTACTTGTTCAATGCAAAGACAAGCACCTGCTCCACATGGTACTGCTCCTATGGACATTTATGCAGCTACCTCCTTACTTGAGCAGCACAAAAGGAGATTAGAATTTAAAGTGGCCTTCAGAAGCAATATGAAAAGGCACAGAGTAACTCAAGAAGTAACGTACTCTAGTTCTTTGCCAGGAACTATCAGCTGCAGGAAAATACAAGACTAGGAACAACTGGCTCAAttgcagcagcaaaaaaaggCCATTTGCTAGGACCCTaattgaaaaatgaaacatctgGGTTCTCTAAGAGAGCTACAAGAATGATCAGGAGAATgatagaattttaaaaatggaaaggcTTCTCACGGGGAAGGAAAAAATTACAACAGTAGTGAATTACACAGAGGGGCAAACATTTATTCCCACCCTCTACATTCACAGCAAGCAGAAGTGGCTTTTAACCACAGTAAAGTTCAATACTCAGTGGTTACTAGCAGGAAACACTTTTAACCATTAAGGATGCTAAGCCTTAGGTGGGTTACCTAAGGAAATGCCAAATCCCCACAGCGTACCTAAGAATCTTCTTGAGAAGGTTTGAGCGCTGTAATTATAGACAGAGCTTGCCATGGGTAGGAAAATGGACTCTAACTGAAAGCTTGAAGTCTGTAGCTTTCCGGTTATCTTCCACATCCATCCCTAACCCTCTTCTGGCACAAAGCCTAGGAACATGAGAGTtcaggggttttctttttttaagctaaCTAGAAAGCCAAAGTATAACTGTTGATCAGCACTGGCTTTCCCTGTACTCCCACATGCATCTGTTGCCTCTCCCTTAGATCACAACTGGAATTACCTTGAGGCAGAGGCCatctttttgttctgtgtggAGAGTGAAGCAAGATGAGAACTCACACTTCTATATAAAGGCTCCACAGGCACCACAGTAACATCAAACAATTAAACTCTAGTAAGCAAGCTAAGAGATCACTGCTCCTGGGAATGTATGATAAACAAACTACAGCTTTTGACCCACAAATGTCTTTCCATAGATCAAATGCAGTTTGTCCcattttcccctcccctcaccccaagGAGGATCAAAAAATCCCATCCCAGTCACTCAGAAACTAGTTGATATTTTGACATCCTTTTGAAGTGCCTTTTAAAAAGCCACCTGGGCATGTTACTGTGCAAGTCAGATGGGGATCGAGTATGTTATCAAGGGCCATCGTTGGCACAGGCAAACGGGACAGTGGCTGAAAGGGAGGTGTTTCAGTACTTAGGAACCATCAGCTGCAAGAAAAGACTAGGAACAACTGACTCAGCTACAGTGGTGATTAAGAGGCTGTTACAGATAACCAATGTACTATCAACAATATTGTACTGTTGATTTAGAAAAAAGGCGTTCCCTTTATCTTCTTTCTGTGCTAGCCGAGGAGATAGGGTGCCCGCTAAGCGAAAATAAAACACCAAACCCAAGCCTCCCCAAAAAACCGAAAAAGACACAGTCCACCCGCACTgacttctgcatttctttttggaGCTCAGGGCAGATTCTCCCGTGCCCGCAGCCTTTGAGTAACCACCAGGAGGCTCCGAAGAGCCGCTTCGCGCGGCACCGGCTGGGGAGCGGGCAGAGCCCGCGGCAGCCGCGCACCGTCCCGGCGGCGCTCcggagcccagcccagccccgtcGTTGGGCCAGGCCGGGACAGCGACGTCGTGGGGTGGGGGAGTGGGGACGGGACCACCGGTTGCTCGACAGCCAGCCAGGAAAACGCCAAAACCCTCCCGCCCGCGGTGTCTTCCGAGGACAGCGAAACCGGGATGGATACACGGGGAAAACGGGACCTCGGGCTGCTGTTTTTTCACTGCCTCGCCCAGTCCCCCAGACACCCCCGTCTCGCCCATGTGCGTGAACCCACCGGCAACCCGCTCGCCCCCCTACTGCCTCCGAAACGAACTCACTCACTCGCACCACGCCTGGCCGCTGCTACCACCGCGCCTCCGCTCGGCCCCGCGGAGCCCTTTGTTGTCACGGCCGCCGGCGCGCAGCTGACGGACCGACGGACCGGCCGCCTtggccccgccccggccccgcccctccgccaatGGGAGCCGCCGCCGGCTGTCGCTAACGCACGTGACGGGCGGGAGGGCACGCGGAGGGGGGCGGGGCCAGGCGGGCCAGGGGGCGGGGCGGAGGCCTCGTCCGCCCTCTCCCCGCCTCGCCCCGCGTTACCGGCCTTGAACGGGGCAAGCTGGGCAGAGTGGGCATCGCCGCCCACCCAAAAACCCACCTTCCGAAGCATGCATACGTAAGAATACAATCACTTTACGCTGCACCGAACGCCAGCCCGCGTCCGTAGGCAAACAGCCCTTAACGTGCAACGTATCTTTGCAATTCAGGGTTTCCCAGGGTTTGAGTAGCGCCGAGTAACTGGGTTTGTAGCAATCAATAGTagcattttcttctaaaatacaGGGTGTGCAACGTGGATGTGTtatagttcatagaatcacagaatcatagaatggtaggggttggaagggacctttagagatcatctggtccaacccccctgcagaagcaggttcatctaggtcaggtcacacaggaacatgtccaggagagtcttgaagacctccaagaaaggagactccacaacccctctgggcagcctgtgccagggctccctcaccctcacagtgaaagagtgttttcttatgtttcagtggaactttttgtgttccagcttcatcccattaccccttgccctgttgctagctacaacagaaaaaagggatgtcccaacctcctgacactcacccttcagatttttataaatgttaataagatctcccctcagtctcctcttctccagactaaacagccccagttcccgcagcctttcctcatatgaaagatgttccagttccctgatcatcttggtggccctgcactgaactccctccagaagttctctctccctcttgagctgaggagcccagaactggacacaggactgcagatgaagcctcaccagggcagagtagagggggagaagagcctcccttgacctgctggccacaatctTCTTGATGAGTTGCTGGAGTCACGATGAATATCTTGATCTTTTAACCTCAATGTTTAATAATATCTTTATTGTACACTTTagtttttgttatgttttgttttctttgttttcttctcttttaagaaCACAGCTTttctatgaaaaacaaaatggagaaaataaatttctgGAAAAGTGCTGCAAAGTGTCTTCCTGCAGCTGGCAATAAGCTGTACCATTTGACCCACAAACTCCACGATTCACGCTATTTTCACAAAAGCTTCAGATGCCTGGTATTTGATGATACTTTTCTAGGCTGAACTAGCCCTTCCTGAATTATGACATCAACTTTGTAACACCGGCGCTATCGAGAGGCATACGTTGATTGTATGCCTGACTGAATTTTTGGTCTGTAAGTTGAAGCAACTCCTGAAATTGAAAGAAGCCTACAAAGCCCCTTCAATTTTCAATGCTAGTGGCTCCAagatgaaagcaggaaggggagaTGGCAGAAGCAGCGCGTGTCTGCAAATTCAAGATAGGCGagacagaaaattaaatgtacGAATAAATACCCCCAAGGATTTATCTGTATTGCCAAATTACATTGTGTTAGAACACTTTAATTAAGGTGATACAAAGCACTTGGTGTAGACAAGAACTGTCATGTTTGGCAGCTGGGTTACCTTGGGTCAACAGCAAAAAATGTTAATCGTAGTAGTCTTTGTTTATATTGACTGTTCTGTTAAGCATTAAATGTTAATCAATTaacataatgtatttttttccagtgtaggCAAGCCCTAGGAAAGCTGAAGTTGTATTTCAGACACAGACTTCTAATGAAGTTAAAAGGCtactgtttatatttttaaaagtcccCTGAGAAGTGATTAAAGGGATGGAAGCTCTCCTCTTTCTGTATTCCTCCTCTCAGTTTCTATCCTCTTCATTTTGCTTATCTTCATTCTCGTTGTCACAAAATGGTAGAAACAATGGACTTGCTTATTCTTTCCTCCAAATCTCATCACTGGCAGAAGAGGGGCAGATCTGAACACTATCCCTTTTCTCAGCTCGGCAACCAGTAGGTTTTTGTTCCAGATCTGACAAGTGCTTAGGCATGTGAATAGTGTCAAATGAAATAAATCACACGTGTTGACTTAAGCACCTGCTGACCAAGATCTTGGGTATTTCATCTTGCACCCACTGAGGTCAATGACAAATTTTCTGGTGATTGCAATGGTGCAGGTTATGGCCTTAGCTGTTTTATCCCAAGTCTTTCAAATCAATTAGCCTTTCTATTGATTCTACTGGTTGTTAGATCAGTCCCTCAGACACCAAAAGAAATAGTCACTTTGGCCTGGGTCTTGCTGGATACAAAAGCTGACTCAGAGACTGGCCTTCCCCTGAGGAATTTGACTTTAATATttgtattacagaaaaaaaaacccaaaccccaaccaACTCTGAAGACATCTCTGGAGCAAGATAACCATTCATGTTTCCAATAGTCTTGCACGATTCTGAGTTATTGGTAGGAATTAACAGAGTCTGTTGTACTTTCTGTGTGCTCAGTGGCAGCTTAATGGTACAGCCACTGCCATACTTGCAAAAAAATCTCCTGTGTGTTAGACTGCTCTGTGTGTCATAGGAATAGTAAACGACTGGGCAACAGTCCGCTCTTATTTGAACTGCATTGATTTTTCAGGATCCTACGCATTAATGCAAAACGTGACCTATTGTCCAGGTTCCTGCTGCAATGACATACTAGGGCAGTATTTAGCGGGCACAATGTGTGTCCAGCCATGGAGTACAGAACACTGACCTTCCTACCACAAGATCTGTGAGTTACAATGAATGCATTGAGCTCACAACAAAGCACTGCCATGTGTCGTGCCTTTTGGAGAGGCCTTGCTTCACAGACGTGCCTGTTTAAATGGTAGGTGAGAATGCAGATCTATCTCTGCCTTAGAAACACTAACAGGAGAGAGAATGACGCCAGACAGAGCTTGCACagactaaaaaaataaactccttCTAAACTTTGGAGAAGATATATCCTCCAGACAAAGATAAACAAAAATTCGTTCCAAACGGTGTGTAACAAACCACTTGATACCATTCTGAGTGATTTGCGTGAATAAATCTATTGTTCCCATGCAGCACAAACCTGACACATATGTTCAGGAACCTCCAGACCGTTCACCTTTGACAATATGTGTGTCATTGGTTTGAAGTCAGCACAGCATAGCCACCCAAACCAAAGTTTCTGTCTAATGTTTGGTTAAAAACTGATGCCCCAAACCTAACCATGATTAAAACCAAGTCTAAGGCCTTCTGCTCcatggaagatagctcccggCTGGCTGTGGCACAAGATCACTGCAGTCAGATAGGTCTTGGTCTGTCCTGCTGAATGCAATATACAGAAATAGTGAGGGtttataattgaaaaaaaaaaaccaaaacaaacctcaaTTTTATGATTAATCACAAGAAAACTTCATTCTTTTTGTTCCCCCTGTGGAAAAGATGCTAGCTGCTGTTCAAAAGAGTCCAGGCTTTTCTGTCCAAATTTAGGTGCAAACATTTCAAACCTGTTGTTTAAAGCATGAGCAGTCTGAACAGATCCAAGCTTAAAAAAGCACAGTCTGGCATTTGTGTCCTTGCACAAATGTCAATCCCTTGTTTGAAAGTGGACTTCTACATTTAAACATCAGACTtccttttctgctcttcttcttctgtcttcAGTTAGTGCAAAGGTTTTTGCAACATTGGCTTAAAGATACCAGATTGATTGTTCCTGCTTAAGTCACAAGTTTCTAATGCTGTTTTCCCAAACAGCAAGTTAAAATTTTGATTAAGAGCGGTCCTTTCCAGACTTTTATGCAAAACAGGTGTTAGAGACCTGTTTCTGTATTTCTAGAGCATGAACTCAGCAAAGTGAAGAATCCAGTTTTGACATGACTAAGATCCTCGTGATTTGGCTGAGCAAG contains:
- the TP53INP1 gene encoding tumor protein p53-inducible nuclear protein 1 isoform X3; translated protein: MFQRLNNMFMGEIDSLSSQEPEFSEKEDDEWILVDFIDTCTDCSVEEADIDEASATDGSPVFTCLPSPLEHLPEANESCFIQFESCPMEESWFITPPPCFTAGGLTTIKVETSPMENLLIEHPSMSVYAVHNACHSLNETACGDEEFHSPGSPRAKKSCLRHTGTTGGPK
- the TP53INP1 gene encoding tumor protein p53-inducible nuclear protein 1 isoform X2, which encodes MFQRLNNMFMGEIDSLSSQEPEFSEKEDDEWILVDFIDTCTDCSVEEADIDEASATDGSPVFTCLPSPLEHLPEANESCFIQFESCPMEESWFITPPPCFTAGGLTTIKVETSPMENLLIEHPSMSVYAVHNACHSLNETACGDEEFHSPGSPRLEARSETGQRVHCYVAGLATRSTFLEKTKSFRPTHWIKEHNARHYLNRNSLRRQNLTRDCHSRQLKHNGLFVHQPCQRQFNY
- the TP53INP1 gene encoding tumor protein p53-inducible nuclear protein 1 isoform X1; the encoded protein is MFQRLNNMFMGEIDSLSSQEPEFSEKEDDEWILVDFIADTCTDCSVEEADIDEASATDGSPVFTCLPSPLEHLPEANESCFIQFESCPMEESWFITPPPCFTAGGLTTIKVETSPMENLLIEHPSMSVYAVHNACHSLNETACGDEEFHSPGSPRLEARSETGQRVHCYVAGLATRSTFLEKTKSFRPTHWIKEHNARHYLNRNSLRRQNLTRDCHSRQLKHNGLFVHQPCQRQFNY